In Schaalia sp. JY-X169, the following are encoded in one genomic region:
- a CDS encoding TadA family conjugal transfer-associated ATPase, with product MEKNSREAVGRLGIAGARRLVAEGGRASEAIIEHGPPADGPRARIDQWHEIQAARVGMSTPLWLLLRQPAVTDVVISGVNAWVDRGTGLERVDLHLEGEDQVRRLATHMAAAASQRLDDAKPIVDGVLPGPVRLHAVIPPLAQSGTSISLRVLRSHPFTLEDLVERQTLSPAAAELLREAVASRASILIAGATGAGKTTLLATLLGLSAANERIVVIEEVTELAINHPHVVSLQARPANIEGEGGVGLEELVRGGMRMRPDRLVLGECRGGEVREVLTALNTGHRGGMATIHANSIEDVPARLLALGLLADMERVAVAAMAASAFDLVVFLNRDEGGCRYVQAIGELRLVDERLVGSTSWRDDRKVPRGRHASNSASGRQ from the coding sequence ATGGAGAAGAACTCAAGAGAAGCTGTGGGTCGCTTAGGGATCGCGGGGGCGCGCAGGCTGGTTGCCGAGGGCGGGCGCGCGTCGGAGGCGATCATAGAGCACGGTCCTCCCGCGGATGGCCCTCGGGCGCGGATTGACCAGTGGCATGAGATCCAGGCCGCCAGGGTCGGCATGTCCACGCCCCTGTGGCTTCTTCTGCGCCAACCGGCGGTGACGGATGTTGTCATATCTGGTGTCAACGCGTGGGTGGACAGAGGAACGGGTTTGGAACGTGTTGACCTGCATCTTGAAGGTGAGGACCAGGTTCGAAGGCTCGCAACCCACATGGCAGCCGCCGCTTCTCAGAGGTTGGATGATGCGAAGCCGATTGTTGACGGTGTTCTTCCAGGCCCGGTTCGCCTGCATGCCGTAATTCCTCCTTTGGCGCAGAGTGGAACATCAATCTCCCTGCGGGTTCTTCGTTCTCACCCATTCACTTTGGAAGACCTGGTTGAAAGGCAGACCCTGTCACCCGCCGCCGCGGAACTGCTGCGGGAAGCCGTTGCTAGCAGAGCTTCCATCCTCATCGCTGGCGCAACCGGCGCTGGCAAGACCACTCTGCTTGCGACTCTCCTGGGACTATCTGCTGCAAATGAGCGGATTGTGGTGATCGAGGAGGTTACAGAGCTTGCCATCAACCATCCCCACGTTGTGTCCCTGCAGGCACGTCCGGCCAACATTGAGGGTGAGGGAGGTGTTGGTCTTGAGGAGTTGGTGCGCGGCGGTATGCGGATGCGGCCGGACCGGCTGGTTTTGGGTGAGTGCAGGGGTGGTGAAGTGCGTGAGGTTCTCACTGCTTTGAACACGGGTCACCGCGGAGGGATGGCAACGATTCACGCCAATTCGATCGAGGACGTCCCCGCCCGTTTGCTCGCCCTCGGACTTTTGGCAGACATGGAGCGTGTAGCAGTTGCGGCCATGGCGGCCTCTGCCTTTGACCTGGTTGTTTTCCTCAATCGCGACGAGGGCGGGTGCCGCTACGTGCAGGCGATCGGGGAGTTGCGTCTGGTGGATGAACGGTTGGTGGGATCAACCTCTTGGCGCGATGATCGCAAGGTTCCTCGTGGCAGGCACGCCTCAAACTCGGCGTCTGGGCGACAGTGA
- a CDS encoding alpha/beta fold hydrolase gives MSAASQVRTAGPWVHRDVHARGVSFHVVVAGDEPGRPTVFLLHDFPLNWWSWREQIKALSDGGFRVIAMDLRGMGGSDLQPDSVELLDLAEDVVAVANATGTPSYTLVGTGIGGAVAWTVAHLAPAELRSIVTFAAPHPLSRVGRGSSDVTRVPLSRKRKLRSGSLVETMLTSWCGPSHVNHMSGLAEQYASPLRRVFAANAALEVEQATKKPSSASKKVLEGRVEVPVWSVRGLRDGHVPPSSYVEDSALSGQVVLHLEITESGHFPNEEEPEAVSQILLDHLATIYPDREGTRSQG, from the coding sequence GTGAGTGCTGCCTCCCAAGTCCGCACTGCTGGTCCGTGGGTTCACCGCGATGTACATGCTCGCGGAGTCTCGTTTCACGTGGTTGTTGCCGGGGATGAACCAGGCAGACCAACGGTTTTTCTACTCCACGACTTTCCTCTGAACTGGTGGTCATGGCGTGAGCAGATCAAGGCTCTTTCAGACGGTGGGTTCCGTGTCATTGCAATGGATTTGCGTGGGATGGGAGGAAGCGACCTCCAACCCGATTCAGTAGAGCTTCTTGACCTCGCGGAAGATGTCGTGGCAGTAGCCAACGCCACGGGGACACCTTCATACACCCTGGTTGGCACCGGTATCGGGGGTGCCGTGGCATGGACGGTGGCTCATTTGGCACCGGCGGAGCTGCGCTCAATCGTGACGTTTGCTGCGCCCCACCCACTGTCTCGCGTGGGTCGCGGCTCAAGCGACGTCACAAGGGTCCCCCTGTCACGCAAACGCAAGCTGCGTAGCGGCTCTCTGGTCGAGACAATGTTGACCTCGTGGTGCGGACCGTCCCATGTCAACCACATGTCAGGGCTGGCCGAGCAATACGCTTCCCCACTGCGGCGCGTGTTTGCAGCAAATGCGGCTCTGGAAGTTGAACAGGCAACTAAGAAGCCATCGTCAGCATCCAAGAAGGTCTTGGAAGGACGGGTTGAAGTTCCAGTCTGGTCAGTGCGGGGCCTGCGGGACGGGCACGTTCCTCCGTCCTCGTACGTGGAAGACTCCGCTCTTAGTGGCCAAGTGGTATTGCATTTGGAAATCACAGAGTCAGGGCACTTTCCGAATGAAGAGGAACCCGAGGCCGTCTCACAGATCCTGCTTGATCACTTGGCAACGATATATCCCGATCGTGAAGGAACCCGCAGTCAAGGTTAG
- a CDS encoding DUF2249 domain-containing protein codes for MPENIEIASQKPGGCACGHTDVSTPVLDVRTIPHQIRHATIHGAFDAIAPGDALVLIAPHAPVPLLRELEGRFPIDVEYLQEGPEEWHVKVTRGSAG; via the coding sequence GTGCCTGAGAACATTGAGATTGCCAGCCAGAAGCCAGGCGGATGCGCGTGCGGACACACTGATGTGAGCACACCTGTGCTCGACGTTCGCACCATCCCACACCAGATCCGCCACGCCACCATTCACGGGGCGTTCGACGCAATCGCGCCCGGGGACGCCCTCGTCCTTATCGCACCACACGCCCCGGTTCCCCTACTGCGGGAGCTTGAGGGTCGATTCCCGATCGACGTTGAATACCTTCAGGAGGGGCCGGAGGAATGGCACGTCAAGGTGACGCGAGGGTCTGCCGGCTGA
- a CDS encoding DDE-type integrase/transposase/recombinase, with translation MATRAEITAKYAREYKQLSKKDRGRLLDEVVSVTGWSRDNARRRLSQAAAPKPKIRGGPSRQRKPRPFKYSYDARKTLQRVWAMGLGQCGKYLVVSLPGLLDALEAHGELVAGVDRYSSEVKEELLSMSAATIDRYLKPLKEGTNLKGAATTKPSPLLRSSIKIRKAGDEMENRPGFFEGDTVAHCGPTLVGEFARTLNLTDVYTGWSVTTSIRNNSSRHIIAGLNRIIDRCPIPLEGVDFDNGSEFINYDVVAWAQNLELYFTRSRPYKKNDQASIESKNNHVVRKYAFYWRYDTQAQLSLLERLWVNVNDYMNYYTPTIKPVGWDTDTRGRRKRVYDTPKTPFDRLKDSGALTKAQTLEMEAYKASLNPAALARNITRIQSELTTLAKRGTVKLIAQTEARNKLPNTAKGIKLPQAS, from the coding sequence ATGGCTACTCGTGCGGAGATTACCGCTAAATATGCTCGTGAGTATAAGCAACTATCTAAGAAGGATCGGGGACGATTGTTGGATGAGGTGGTCTCGGTGACGGGGTGGAGTCGGGATAACGCTCGTCGACGTTTGTCCCAAGCGGCAGCGCCCAAACCCAAGATCCGCGGCGGCCCATCAAGGCAGCGCAAGCCTCGGCCTTTCAAGTATTCCTATGATGCGCGTAAGACTTTGCAAAGAGTGTGGGCGATGGGTTTGGGTCAGTGTGGGAAGTACCTGGTTGTATCCTTGCCAGGCCTGCTTGATGCCCTTGAGGCTCATGGGGAGCTTGTTGCTGGGGTGGACCGGTATTCCAGTGAGGTCAAAGAAGAGCTCTTGAGTATGAGCGCGGCAACGATTGATCGGTACTTGAAGCCCTTGAAAGAGGGAACAAACCTGAAAGGAGCGGCAACAACCAAGCCCTCACCCTTGTTGCGTTCCTCGATCAAGATCCGTAAGGCAGGCGATGAAATGGAGAACCGTCCTGGCTTCTTTGAAGGCGATACGGTGGCTCACTGCGGGCCAACCTTGGTTGGTGAGTTCGCCCGGACTTTGAACCTGACCGATGTGTATACGGGGTGGAGTGTCACTACCAGCATTAGGAATAACTCCTCGCGTCACATCATTGCTGGTTTGAACCGGATCATTGACCGCTGCCCCATCCCTTTAGAGGGCGTGGATTTTGATAACGGTAGTGAGTTCATCAACTACGATGTCGTGGCCTGGGCTCAAAACCTGGAACTGTATTTCACCAGGAGTCGGCCCTATAAGAAGAATGATCAAGCCAGTATCGAGTCCAAGAATAACCACGTCGTACGCAAATACGCTTTCTACTGGCGCTATGACACACAGGCCCAACTCTCCCTCCTGGAGCGGCTATGGGTAAACGTGAATGACTACATGAACTACTACACGCCAACCATCAAACCAGTAGGGTGGGACACCGATACTAGGGGGCGGCGCAAACGCGTCTACGACACGCCCAAAACCCCCTTCGACAGGCTCAAGGACTCTGGGGCCCTCACCAAGGCTCAAACCTTGGAAATGGAAGCGTACAAGGCGTCATTGAACCCTGCCGCGCTAGCCCGTAACATCACCCGCATCCAATCTGAACTGACCACTCTGGCAAAACGAGGCACCGTGAAACTCATCGCTCAAACCGAAGCCAGAAACAAGCTCCCCAACACCGCCAAAGGCATCAAACTACCCCAAGCCAGCTAA
- a CDS encoding DUF4244 domain-containing protein, with amino-acid sequence MKLPVPNNMVGRPSEDSLVRLPESAFAVVAAPDAEEGSTTVEYALGAVATAAFAGLLLAVLKSGGVKGMLTSIIQSALSL; translated from the coding sequence ATGAAACTACCGGTACCGAACAACATGGTGGGGCGTCCATCAGAAGACTCCCTTGTGCGGCTGCCAGAGTCGGCATTTGCCGTCGTGGCGGCCCCGGATGCGGAGGAAGGATCGACGACTGTTGAGTACGCCCTGGGCGCAGTTGCAACCGCAGCATTTGCCGGTCTCTTGCTGGCGGTGCTGAAGAGTGGTGGCGTTAAGGGCATGCTCACCAGCATCATCCAGTCCGCATTGTCTCTGTAG
- a CDS encoding Rv3654c family TadE-like protein — protein MTIWFAGFSAALVVVALLISSVTAVWSAKTHVQAVADMAALAGADISSVAVFEAAPTRSLPCAQAEEVAKRNGAVLSECWVTDADTRVVVQRPVSLFVFTTAVSARARAGPSPNW, from the coding sequence ATGACCATCTGGTTTGCCGGTTTCTCGGCCGCCCTGGTGGTGGTTGCCCTCCTCATCTCTTCGGTGACCGCCGTGTGGTCGGCCAAGACTCACGTGCAAGCGGTTGCGGACATGGCTGCTCTAGCCGGGGCAGACATCTCCTCAGTTGCGGTCTTTGAGGCTGCACCCACGCGGAGTTTGCCGTGTGCTCAGGCGGAAGAGGTCGCCAAACGCAACGGGGCGGTTCTCAGTGAATGTTGGGTCACCGACGCGGACACCAGGGTCGTGGTCCAAAGACCCGTGTCCCTGTTTGTCTTCACCACAGCCGTCTCGGCAAGGGCCCGCGCTGGCCCCTCGCCAAACTGGTGA
- a CDS encoding TIM-barrel domain-containing protein, whose product MQASPVEMCQNWARIGLRYPFNEFRACWNMAGQPLGQRLADKPPMWGLLGLGSLIPEMLAQSMMGYAIVCPDMIGGGEINAMEDQSSVDQEFFVRYAQLAALSPMMQFSVLPSRVLDETHYRAVRNAVETREQMMPVILGLAEESTRSGEPVIRPLAYEDASLADITDQFILGSDYVVAPVLEKGATVRSVTLPDGSWQQLGTEGEPIGGRQTITVPVTLETLPVFERVR is encoded by the coding sequence ATGCAGGCATCCCCGGTTGAGATGTGCCAGAACTGGGCGCGCATTGGGTTGCGCTATCCATTCAACGAGTTCCGTGCATGCTGGAACATGGCTGGACAGCCCCTGGGTCAGCGCCTTGCTGATAAGCCTCCCATGTGGGGTCTGCTGGGGCTGGGATCGCTGATTCCGGAGATGCTGGCACAGTCCATGATGGGTTACGCCATTGTCTGCCCCGACATGATTGGGGGTGGCGAAATCAATGCGATGGAAGACCAGTCGAGCGTCGACCAGGAGTTCTTTGTCCGCTACGCCCAGTTGGCTGCACTGTCACCGATGATGCAGTTCTCTGTTCTGCCCTCCCGCGTCCTCGACGAAACGCACTACCGCGCGGTCAGGAATGCAGTTGAGACACGTGAACAGATGATGCCGGTCATTCTGGGGCTCGCCGAGGAGTCGACCCGAAGCGGGGAGCCAGTCATTCGTCCGCTCGCCTACGAGGACGCCTCGCTTGCGGACATCACCGACCAGTTCATACTTGGTTCGGACTATGTGGTGGCACCTGTGCTTGAGAAGGGCGCGACAGTTCGCAGCGTCACGCTGCCGGACGGTTCCTGGCAACAGCTCGGTACAGAGGGCGAACCTATTGGCGGACGCCAAACCATCACCGTTCCCGTCACCTTAGAGACACTGCCGGTCTTTGAGCGGGTGCGTTAG
- a CDS encoding LacI family DNA-binding transcriptional regulator, translating into MNVGSPTRTPGSWSKDPCPCLSSPQPSRQGPALAPRQTGESGTRSISPQTRERVEAAMTELGYHPNANARALASNRANVIGLIHAGIPG; encoded by the coding sequence GTGAATGTTGGGTCACCGACGCGGACACCAGGGTCGTGGTCCAAAGACCCGTGTCCCTGTTTGTCTTCACCACAGCCGTCTCGGCAAGGGCCCGCGCTGGCCCCTCGCCAAACTGGTGAGAGCGGCACGCGCTCAATTTCTCCTCAGACAAGGGAGCGTGTCGAGGCCGCCATGACAGAGCTCGGCTATCACCCCAATGCCAATGCACGAGCCCTTGCCTCGAACCGCGCCAACGTCATCGGCCTGATTCATGCAGGCATCCCCGGTTGA
- a CDS encoding restriction endonuclease subunit S, with protein sequence MTTPRRARIGSVAKVTSGHPFRSDQWTPDGVPAVKIANVKNGYIDLDTAPAFVSMEDSQAIGRFLLQQGDIVISMTGDVGRVARIITDSPLVLNQRVGLFTVDSTKADPLFFFYTLRTTPVRQEIVRTAFGSAQANTSPSLIEQVQIPLPPLETQRAIAEVLGALDDKIAANRRTIDTADTLRAAIWGKATRDAHHVLLSSLAAFINGGAFTKGASGNGRPVVRIVEMNQGVSDTTVRTDLEVKDDQVVRAGDFLMSWSGSLTTSRWFGEESILNQHIFKVIPAEGVPLWAVASAVETKMPYFQFVASNKATTMGHIQRHHLDEDVAWPTVTSALNLQGTALWDLALAAERENQILASTRDELLPLLMSGRITVRAASSRVEEVV encoded by the coding sequence GTGACAACTCCTCGCAGAGCGAGAATTGGATCCGTCGCCAAAGTGACTTCTGGCCATCCCTTCCGTTCAGACCAGTGGACCCCCGATGGTGTCCCTGCCGTCAAGATTGCAAACGTGAAGAACGGGTACATTGATCTGGATACTGCCCCAGCGTTCGTATCCATGGAAGATTCACAGGCCATCGGACGCTTCTTGCTCCAGCAAGGAGACATCGTCATCAGCATGACGGGGGACGTGGGGCGCGTAGCACGAATAATCACAGACTCACCACTGGTCTTGAACCAGCGAGTAGGACTCTTCACAGTTGATTCCACGAAGGCTGACCCTCTCTTCTTCTTCTACACACTCCGCACGACCCCCGTTCGGCAAGAGATTGTTCGTACTGCCTTCGGCTCAGCCCAAGCAAACACGAGCCCCTCCCTCATTGAGCAAGTCCAAATTCCCCTACCACCGCTCGAAACGCAACGTGCCATCGCAGAGGTCCTTGGGGCGTTGGACGACAAGATCGCGGCCAACCGCCGGACGATCGACACCGCTGATACTCTTCGTGCTGCCATCTGGGGCAAGGCAACTCGAGATGCACACCATGTCCTCCTGTCCTCCCTCGCAGCATTTATAAATGGTGGAGCGTTCACGAAAGGTGCTTCCGGGAACGGACGACCAGTGGTCAGAATCGTAGAGATGAACCAGGGCGTTTCTGACACAACGGTCCGCACAGACCTGGAAGTCAAAGACGATCAGGTAGTCAGGGCAGGTGACTTTCTGATGTCTTGGTCTGGCTCACTGACAACTTCTCGCTGGTTTGGCGAAGAGTCCATACTGAACCAACACATCTTCAAAGTGATCCCTGCGGAGGGTGTTCCACTCTGGGCGGTTGCAAGCGCGGTGGAGACAAAGATGCCTTACTTCCAGTTTGTCGCGTCAAACAAGGCAACGACGATGGGGCACATCCAACGCCATCACCTAGACGAGGATGTCGCTTGGCCTACCGTGACTAGCGCTCTCAATCTGCAGGGCACTGCACTCTGGGATCTAGCCCTCGCCGCCGAGCGCGAAAACCAAATCCTCGCCTCCACCCGCGATGAACTACTGCCCCTGTTGATGAGTGGGCGGATTACGGTGAGGGCGGCCTCGTCGCGTGTGGAAGAGGTGGTGTGA
- a CDS encoding SDR family oxidoreductase, with translation MGVYVVTGAASGMGRAAVEQLRWEGHRAIGVDLHNADVIADLSTEDGRRHAIEEIYKSAGNRLDGAVLAAGLGPIPGREELIAKVNFLGVVELLEGIHDLLAAAGNAKVVIFSSNSTTTVPGIPKELIAAFKARDMDSVLAIGEAAGPDAFPNFMYAGSKIAITHWMRTIGVTEEWAGRGIRVNALAPGAVRTPLIDKQLADPELAKAIKSFPIPVREFGKPEEVAKWVIFMLSPAANFLCGSVIFLDGGTDAYFRADDWPQPLPADEMPRYIQKMQEFNAAKPE, from the coding sequence GTGGGAGTATATGTAGTTACCGGCGCAGCCTCCGGTATGGGGCGAGCAGCAGTTGAGCAGTTGCGTTGGGAGGGTCACCGCGCCATCGGTGTTGACCTACACAATGCCGACGTGATCGCCGACCTGTCGACCGAGGACGGTCGCCGCCACGCAATTGAAGAGATCTATAAGTCAGCCGGGAACCGCCTTGATGGTGCTGTTCTTGCTGCTGGTCTTGGACCAATCCCGGGTCGTGAAGAACTGATCGCGAAGGTCAACTTCCTCGGTGTGGTTGAGCTGCTGGAAGGAATCCATGATCTTCTCGCAGCAGCAGGCAACGCCAAAGTTGTCATCTTCTCTTCGAACTCCACCACCACTGTTCCGGGTATCCCCAAGGAACTGATTGCAGCCTTCAAGGCAAGGGACATGGACTCAGTCCTAGCGATTGGTGAGGCTGCTGGCCCAGACGCCTTCCCGAACTTCATGTATGCCGGTTCAAAGATCGCTATCACGCACTGGATGCGCACGATAGGCGTCACGGAGGAATGGGCAGGGCGCGGCATTCGCGTCAACGCCCTAGCGCCGGGTGCGGTTCGCACGCCTCTGATCGACAAGCAGCTGGCTGACCCGGAGCTTGCCAAAGCCATCAAGTCGTTCCCAATCCCAGTGCGGGAGTTCGGTAAGCCTGAGGAAGTCGCCAAATGGGTCATCTTTATGTTGTCCCCGGCCGCTAACTTCCTGTGTGGCTCTGTCATCTTCCTAGACGGTGGTACCGACGCTTACTTCCGTGCGGATGACTGGCCTCAGCCGCTACCGGCTGACGAAATGCCACGCTACATCCAGAAGATGCAGGAGTTCAACGCGGCTAAGCCCGAGTAA
- a CDS encoding type I restriction endonuclease subunit R has product MTVLFSEDALEHLMLDWLEESGWSVAAGASVAPGSGERTSWDDIVLHGSVAAALRNLNPEVPEEYLRQAAAEVLAPQSQDGITENYRLHSVLVSGYRGITYIDESGQQVTPTIRFISADVAKNRYLAVNQVTVADREYSRRFDAVLYVNGLPLSVVELKRSGDEATSAEMAFDQLQTYVAEFPMAFRFAVLVVASDGVTARYGTPFTPWNHFARWNVDEHGELVDEGYHGVRASDLELLVSGLLNVETFGEVQRDYVAFDASEKGLLKRIAKPHQYFAVKKAIDSTVRAVDSDGRAGVVWHTQGSGKSMEMELFTAKVMRHPRLANPTIIVITDRTELDNQLSDSFSSSTLLPEKPQKVVSRAALREELAQRRTGGIYFTTLQKFGLTEDEKAAGQRHPLLSDRRNIIVIVDEAHRSHYDNIDGYAAHLKSALPHATLIAFTGTPIAEGERDTRRVFGDDIDTYDLLRAVEDGATVPVAFEPRLIKLERAEGVRDADIDDAAEEATESLDEADRDRLQKSVAVLNTVYGSPQRLKELAGDLVKHWEVRRDLMQPFIGGPGKAMVVCSTRENAAKLYEEIIALRPEWHNEAPDKGVVKVVYTGSASDKPLIRQHVLRPSQSKAVKNRIKDIDDELELVIVKDMMLTGFDAPPLHTIYLDRPLKGALLMQTLARVNRTYRGKNDGLLVAYAPVTDNLAAAMKEWTQTTDKGGARGSGTTAAEAAEVAMDAVEELRALVGTEWKALVNQDPKRGWIRAIQQVATMLLSPKTPGNIDPQRPNKRLVAEKFKAIASGLARAYAIAANMPEMEPISHEVRFYEEVRVWMAKLEAQDRIARGEPLPEDVRRLLGDIIVTSTSTEGVIDIYKEAGLERPRLDALRGEWSEEVMQRGKAELAIEALKATLLAESGKVTKYNEVRKKVFSERVNELMNRYANQQLTAAEVIAAMAEMADDIIEEAKRGEQFDPPLEEDELTFYDLIAQNESAVDVLGGGVLAQIARELVDTMRKDVRTDWTVREDVKARLRANVKRLLRKYKYPPDRAPEAVLQVMAQMEAMAPRQITVG; this is encoded by the coding sequence GTGACGGTGTTGTTCAGTGAGGACGCGCTTGAGCACTTGATGTTGGACTGGCTGGAAGAGTCCGGTTGGTCTGTTGCTGCCGGTGCGTCGGTGGCTCCAGGGTCAGGTGAGCGAACATCATGGGATGACATTGTGCTGCACGGAAGTGTGGCAGCAGCGCTGCGAAATCTGAACCCAGAAGTGCCTGAAGAGTACCTGCGCCAGGCTGCAGCAGAGGTGCTGGCACCTCAATCGCAGGATGGGATCACGGAGAACTACAGGCTGCATTCCGTCCTCGTCTCCGGATATCGCGGGATCACTTACATTGATGAGTCCGGGCAGCAGGTGACACCGACGATACGGTTCATTTCTGCTGACGTCGCGAAGAACCGCTATCTGGCAGTCAACCAGGTGACGGTGGCGGACAGGGAGTACTCGCGCCGCTTTGACGCGGTGCTTTACGTCAATGGGTTGCCGCTGAGTGTCGTGGAACTGAAGCGCTCCGGGGATGAGGCAACCAGCGCTGAGATGGCGTTTGACCAGTTGCAAACGTACGTTGCTGAGTTCCCTATGGCATTCAGGTTTGCAGTTCTGGTGGTGGCAAGTGACGGGGTGACAGCCCGGTACGGAACGCCCTTCACCCCGTGGAACCACTTCGCACGTTGGAACGTGGATGAGCACGGCGAACTGGTGGACGAGGGGTATCACGGGGTGCGGGCATCCGACCTCGAACTCTTAGTTAGCGGTCTACTCAACGTAGAGACGTTCGGCGAAGTGCAGCGGGACTACGTTGCTTTCGATGCGTCCGAGAAAGGTTTGCTGAAGAGGATTGCCAAACCCCACCAGTACTTCGCCGTGAAGAAGGCGATCGACAGTACTGTGCGGGCGGTGGATTCCGACGGTCGCGCGGGGGTGGTGTGGCATACGCAGGGGTCCGGCAAGTCGATGGAGATGGAGCTGTTCACCGCCAAGGTGATGCGCCACCCCAGACTTGCGAACCCCACCATCATTGTCATTACTGACAGGACGGAACTGGATAACCAGCTCTCCGACTCTTTTTCCTCCAGCACGCTGTTGCCAGAAAAGCCGCAGAAGGTAGTGAGTCGGGCGGCGCTGCGTGAAGAGTTGGCGCAGAGACGCACCGGAGGAATCTACTTCACGACCCTGCAGAAGTTCGGGCTGACCGAAGACGAGAAGGCTGCGGGACAGAGGCATCCACTGCTGTCTGACCGGCGCAACATCATTGTCATTGTTGATGAGGCGCACCGCAGTCACTACGACAACATTGACGGGTATGCGGCCCACCTCAAGTCAGCGCTCCCCCACGCGACACTGATCGCATTCACCGGGACCCCCATTGCCGAGGGCGAGCGCGATACGCGACGGGTGTTTGGGGATGACATCGACACCTACGACCTCCTTCGGGCTGTCGAAGATGGGGCGACGGTGCCGGTAGCGTTTGAGCCGCGGCTCATCAAGTTGGAACGTGCTGAAGGTGTGCGGGATGCAGACATCGACGACGCTGCTGAAGAGGCTACTGAGTCTTTGGATGAGGCCGATCGGGACCGCTTACAGAAGAGCGTGGCGGTGCTCAACACCGTGTACGGGTCTCCGCAGCGGCTCAAAGAACTGGCTGGCGACCTCGTAAAACACTGGGAGGTGCGTCGTGATCTGATGCAGCCGTTCATTGGCGGGCCCGGCAAGGCGATGGTGGTGTGTTCGACGCGGGAGAATGCGGCGAAACTCTACGAAGAGATCATTGCGCTGCGGCCTGAATGGCACAACGAGGCTCCCGACAAGGGTGTTGTCAAGGTTGTCTACACGGGAAGCGCCTCTGATAAGCCGCTTATCCGTCAGCATGTGCTGCGTCCCAGCCAGTCGAAGGCGGTGAAGAACCGCATCAAGGACATTGATGATGAACTGGAACTGGTCATCGTCAAAGACATGATGCTCACAGGGTTTGATGCGCCACCGCTGCACACCATTTACCTGGACCGCCCCCTCAAGGGTGCGTTGCTAATGCAGACGTTGGCACGCGTCAACCGCACCTATCGAGGCAAGAATGACGGGCTGCTGGTCGCGTATGCGCCGGTTACCGACAACCTTGCTGCCGCGATGAAGGAATGGACGCAGACCACAGACAAGGGAGGGGCCCGCGGGAGTGGAACCACTGCTGCAGAAGCCGCTGAAGTTGCGATGGACGCGGTAGAAGAGTTACGCGCCCTGGTCGGTACGGAGTGGAAAGCACTGGTTAACCAGGATCCAAAACGAGGATGGATACGGGCCATCCAACAGGTAGCGACCATGCTGCTGTCCCCAAAGACTCCCGGCAACATTGATCCGCAGCGGCCCAACAAGAGGTTGGTTGCTGAGAAGTTCAAGGCGATTGCCTCAGGCCTTGCGCGGGCCTACGCGATTGCTGCGAACATGCCTGAGATGGAGCCGATCAGCCACGAAGTGCGGTTCTATGAAGAAGTGCGTGTGTGGATGGCGAAGCTGGAAGCACAGGACCGGATCGCCCGTGGTGAACCATTGCCAGAGGATGTGCGACGGCTGCTTGGGGACATCATCGTCACTTCGACCTCGACCGAAGGTGTCATCGACATCTATAAGGAGGCCGGCCTGGAACGTCCTCGTCTTGACGCTCTGAGGGGTGAGTGGAGCGAAGAGGTCATGCAACGCGGTAAGGCGGAGCTGGCGATTGAGGCATTGAAGGCGACGCTACTCGCCGAATCCGGAAAGGTCACCAAATACAACGAGGTCCGCAAGAAGGTCTTCTCAGAGCGTGTCAATGAGTTGATGAACCGCTACGCCAACCAGCAGCTCACCGCCGCGGAAGTCATTGCGGCAATGGCGGAGATGGCGGATGACATCATCGAAGAGGCGAAACGTGGCGAGCAGTTTGACCCTCCGTTGGAAGAAGACGAGCTGACCTTCTACGACCTCATTGCCCAAAATGAGTCCGCGGTTGATGTGCTTGGCGGTGGCGTCCTTGCACAAATTGCGCGGGAGCTGGTCGACACCATGAGGAAAGATGTGCGGACCGACTGGACGGTGCGGGAAGACGTCAAGGCGCGGCTGCGAGCCAACGTGAAACGGCTGCTACGCAAGTACAAGTACCCGCCGGACCGCGCGCCGGAAGCAGTGCTGCAGGTCATGGCACAGATGGAGGCGATGGCGCCACGCCAGATCACAGTTGGATAG